In Micromonospora sp. LH3U1, one genomic interval encodes:
- a CDS encoding YbjN domain-containing protein — MPWWSWRPGPADGGDPETRSGITMESAVRVGPPSPRQPGDDCPANERPALTEMPATVEPVSLRRVCDALDLLDVRYLADGDGNLLAMWERHAVLVTLEGPEDEILVMRARPHATVPPDWADRAYRVVNEWNHTRRFCKAYIGDPTERGQLPIYAELQVPLGAGTHDALLVEMLDCGAAVATSFVDWLHDEGALL; from the coding sequence ATGCCGTGGTGGTCATGGCGCCCCGGTCCCGCCGACGGCGGCGATCCGGAAACCCGAAGCGGGATCACAATGGAGAGCGCGGTCCGGGTCGGGCCGCCGAGCCCTCGCCAGCCGGGGGACGACTGCCCGGCCAACGAGCGGCCTGCCCTGACCGAGATGCCCGCCACCGTCGAACCGGTGAGTCTGCGCCGGGTCTGCGACGCACTCGACCTGCTCGACGTGCGCTACCTGGCCGATGGCGACGGCAACCTGCTGGCCATGTGGGAGCGGCACGCCGTGCTGGTCACCCTCGAAGGGCCGGAGGACGAGATCCTGGTCATGCGGGCACGTCCGCACGCCACCGTCCCACCGGACTGGGCTGACCGGGCATACCGGGTGGTCAACGAGTGGAACCACACCCGCCGGTTCTGCAAGGCATACATTGGCGACCCGACCGAGCGCGGGCAGCTACCGATCTACGCCGAGCTTCAGGTGCCGCTCGGCGCGGGCACCCACGACGCGCTGCTGGTCGAGATGCTCGACTGCGGCGCGGCGGTCGCCACCAGCTTCGTGGACTGGCTGCACGACGAGGGCGCGCTGCTCTGA
- a CDS encoding acyl-CoA thioesterase, translating into MSDRFVYHCTLRWSDLDAYGHINNSRFLTLYEEARVALMFAGGRAWGVGSFADGVVIRRHEVDYLRPVDYALGRATAEAAPTVRIELWVEEIRASRFTVAYELYDGEVLASRARSVLVPFDLTRQVPRRITPEEREFLLTYAPQSDVA; encoded by the coding sequence GTGTCTGACCGGTTCGTTTACCACTGCACGCTGCGCTGGTCCGACCTGGACGCGTACGGCCACATCAACAACTCGCGCTTCCTCACCCTGTACGAGGAGGCGCGGGTGGCGTTGATGTTCGCCGGCGGCCGGGCCTGGGGAGTCGGCTCGTTCGCCGACGGGGTGGTGATCCGCCGCCACGAGGTCGACTACCTGCGCCCGGTCGACTACGCGCTGGGCCGGGCCACCGCGGAGGCGGCGCCCACGGTTCGGATCGAGCTGTGGGTGGAGGAGATCCGGGCCTCCCGGTTCACCGTCGCCTACGAGCTGTACGACGGCGAGGTGCTGGCCAGCCGCGCCCGTTCGGTGCTGGTGCCGTTCGACCTGACCCGCCAGGTGCCCCGGCGGATCACCCCCGAGGAGCGGGAGTTCCTGCTGACGTACGCACCGCAGAGCGACGTGGCATGA